From the Natrarchaeobaculum aegyptiacum genome, one window contains:
- a CDS encoding FAD/NAD(P)-binding protein, whose protein sequence is MKADSDALVTIVGGGVHGVHLAVRLLQAELLEPAELRIVDPSGLLESFRQKCRQCGMNEFRSPFVHHVGTDPFSLRDFAQARGREDELRSTRIGAERPTASLFFDHAEWICDRLSLESIHVDARVTDIVDHRHSVEIETTQGCFSTRWCLLAIGHGGSFTYPEWATELASTEPVAHVWEPSFDPDAIGETASIGIVGGGITAVQLATTLARFPGRDVVLFARSPFRVETLEASTDWMHFSGVTENLHAHPPASRAREEVITEARYDGTVPPYVFRRLQRGLERERIQLERSEIETATEAGGTVVVTCRDDTTLCLDKLVCATGFGSPYDGELFRHLRRASTLQTGYRGAPVLDDDTLRWIRQDGTPSPIAVSGVAAQHVLGPFARNVIGARRAGELIVEFLESAVEA, encoded by the coding sequence ATGAAGGCGGATTCTGACGCCCTCGTCACGATCGTCGGCGGCGGTGTCCACGGCGTTCACCTGGCGGTTCGACTCCTGCAGGCAGAGCTCCTCGAACCCGCCGAATTACGTATCGTCGACCCATCTGGGCTCCTCGAGTCGTTCCGCCAGAAATGTCGGCAGTGTGGAATGAACGAGTTCAGATCACCGTTCGTCCATCACGTTGGCACCGATCCGTTTTCGCTCAGGGATTTCGCTCAGGCACGGGGGCGCGAGGACGAACTCCGTTCGACGAGGATCGGCGCAGAACGACCGACGGCGTCGCTGTTCTTCGATCACGCGGAGTGGATCTGCGATCGACTCTCCCTGGAGTCGATCCACGTCGATGCTCGAGTCACCGATATCGTCGATCACCGCCACTCCGTCGAAATCGAAACGACGCAAGGTTGCTTTTCCACCCGCTGGTGTCTGCTCGCGATCGGACACGGCGGGTCGTTTACTTACCCGGAATGGGCGACAGAACTGGCCTCGACAGAGCCGGTGGCTCACGTCTGGGAGCCGTCGTTCGATCCCGACGCGATCGGTGAGACGGCCTCTATCGGCATCGTCGGTGGTGGTATCACCGCTGTACAGCTTGCGACGACACTCGCTCGATTTCCTGGACGGGACGTCGTTCTATTCGCCAGAAGTCCGTTTCGCGTGGAGACCCTCGAGGCGAGTACCGACTGGATGCATTTCTCGGGTGTTACGGAGAACCTTCACGCCCACCCGCCGGCATCGCGTGCTCGCGAAGAAGTAATCACCGAGGCTCGATACGACGGCACCGTGCCACCGTACGTGTTTCGGCGACTGCAGCGAGGGCTCGAACGTGAACGGATCCAACTCGAACGATCCGAGATCGAAACCGCGACCGAAGCCGGTGGAACGGTCGTCGTCACCTGTCGCGACGACACCACGCTCTGTCTGGACAAACTGGTCTGTGCCACGGGGTTCGGATCTCCGTACGACGGCGAGCTGTTTCGTCACTTGCGCCGAGCATCGACGCTACAAACGGGCTATCGCGGAGCTCCTGTTCTCGACGATGATACGCTCCGGTGGATACGTCAGGACGGAACGCCATCGCCAATCGCGGTCTCGGGCGTCGCCGCACAGCACGTTCTCGGCCCGTTCGCACGGAACGTCATCGGTGCCAGACGAGCGGGGGAGTTGATCGTCGAGTTCCTCGAGTCGGCGGTCGAAGCGTAG
- a CDS encoding serine/threonine-protein kinase RIO2 — MVRNVAGLLPELDDEDFYLLSGVEQGMRFSEWVQREKLPKFTGLTEEEVDYRLERCLKRGLIEKKTIQYEGYTLQFEGYDLLALRALVQRDTISEFGSPLGVGKESDVYEVRSYKPIALKYHREGYTNFREVHKERDYTADRDHVSWMYTARKAAEREHDILETLYPEVSVPRPIDQNRHAIVMEKMDGVELSRAKFEDQQVRGVLELLLSELARAYELGYVHADMSEYNVFVDEGGVTIFDWPQAVPTDHENAGEFLRRDVRNIVGYFTRKYPRVETDDLETETVAGAIEDEQFETLATLE, encoded by the coding sequence ATGGTGCGGAACGTCGCCGGATTACTGCCGGAACTCGACGACGAGGACTTCTACCTCCTGTCGGGCGTCGAACAGGGGATGCGGTTCTCGGAGTGGGTCCAGCGCGAGAAACTCCCGAAGTTCACCGGCCTCACCGAAGAGGAGGTCGACTACCGCCTCGAGCGGTGTCTGAAACGCGGGTTGATCGAGAAAAAGACCATCCAGTACGAGGGGTATACCCTCCAGTTCGAGGGGTACGACCTGCTCGCGCTGCGAGCGCTGGTCCAGCGCGACACGATCAGCGAATTCGGCTCGCCGCTGGGCGTCGGGAAAGAGAGCGACGTCTACGAGGTTCGCTCCTACAAGCCCATCGCGCTGAAGTACCACCGCGAGGGATATACGAACTTCCGGGAGGTCCACAAAGAACGTGATTACACGGCCGACCGGGACCACGTCTCCTGGATGTACACCGCCCGAAAGGCCGCCGAACGCGAACACGACATCCTCGAGACGCTGTACCCCGAGGTATCGGTCCCTCGCCCGATCGACCAGAACCGCCACGCCATCGTCATGGAGAAGATGGACGGTGTCGAGCTCTCGCGGGCGAAGTTCGAAGACCAGCAGGTCCGGGGCGTCCTCGAGCTCTTGCTCTCGGAACTCGCGCGGGCGTACGAACTCGGGTATGTCCACGCGGACATGAGTGAGTACAACGTCTTCGTCGACGAGGGTGGGGTCACGATCTTCGACTGGCCCCAGGCAGTCCCGACCGACCACGAGAACGCTGGGGAGTTCTTGCGTCGTGACGTGCGAAACATCGTGGGCTACTTCACACGCAAATACCCCCGCGTCGAAACCGACGACCTGGAAACAGAGACCGTCGCTGGGGCGATCGAAGACGAACAGTTCGAAACCCTCGCGACACTCGAATAG
- a CDS encoding IS4 family transposase, translated as MGSVYKPPDSVVVNRIQRAFPSDELRERARATNLIQRERKLDVVALFYTLSLGFAAGSDRSIQAFLERYVEMADCDELSYATFHGWFKPGFVALLREILDEAIENLDTGQTELSGRLERFRDVLIVDATIISLYQDAKDVYALDDDRAGAKLHLTESLSTGLPTRFRTTDASTHERSQLPTGEWVAGALILFDLGYYDFWLFDRIDANDGWFVSRVKENADFEIVEELRTWRGNSIPLEGQSLQAVLDDLKRQEIDVQITLSFDRKRGSGASATRTFRLVGVRNDDSGEYHLYLTNLERDDYRAPDIAQLYRARWEIELLFKELKSRFGLDEINTTDAYIIEALIIMAALSLLMSRVIVDELQKLDAKQRDCADDAAASSTRLPRRRCSHAVERHAHLIQLYLMLDLGYELPDLDSLLLWSSRDPNPHRPRLREQVESGEFW; from the coding sequence GTGGGAAGTGTGTACAAACCACCGGATTCAGTAGTTGTGAACCGAATTCAAAGAGCGTTTCCATCCGATGAGTTGCGCGAGCGTGCTCGCGCAACGAATCTTATCCAGCGAGAGCGGAAACTCGACGTCGTCGCGTTGTTTTACACGCTCTCCCTCGGCTTTGCCGCTGGTTCTGATCGATCCATTCAGGCGTTTCTCGAACGCTACGTCGAGATGGCTGACTGCGACGAACTCTCGTATGCGACGTTTCACGGCTGGTTCAAACCAGGGTTCGTCGCACTCCTTCGAGAGATTCTCGATGAGGCCATCGAGAATCTCGACACCGGCCAAACCGAGCTGAGCGGACGTCTCGAACGATTTCGAGACGTCCTCATCGTCGACGCGACGATCATCTCGCTCTACCAAGACGCCAAAGATGTCTACGCACTCGATGATGACCGAGCCGGGGCGAAACTCCATCTCACCGAATCGCTCTCAACGGGACTTCCAACGCGATTTCGGACGACCGACGCGAGCACCCATGAACGGAGCCAGCTACCCACCGGCGAGTGGGTAGCTGGCGCCCTCATTCTGTTCGATCTCGGCTACTACGATTTCTGGCTGTTCGACCGCATTGACGCCAATGATGGCTGGTTCGTCTCTCGCGTCAAAGAAAACGCAGACTTCGAAATCGTCGAAGAACTCCGGACGTGGCGAGGGAACAGCATTCCGCTAGAAGGCCAGTCGCTGCAGGCCGTCCTCGACGACCTGAAGCGACAGGAAATTGACGTACAGATCACGCTCTCGTTCGACCGCAAACGAGGGTCGGGCGCCAGCGCGACCCGAACCTTCCGATTAGTCGGCGTTCGCAACGATGACAGCGGCGAGTATCATCTGTACCTGACGAATCTGGAGAGAGACGACTACCGCGCGCCCGATATCGCACAGCTCTATCGGGCGCGCTGGGAGATCGAACTGCTGTTCAAAGAACTCAAATCACGGTTCGGTCTGGACGAGATCAACACGACCGACGCCTACATCATCGAGGCGCTGATCATCATGGCAGCACTCTCGCTGCTGATGAGCCGGGTTATCGTCGACGAACTCCAGAAACTGGACGCAAAGCAGCGAGACTGCGCCGACGACGCCGCGGCGTCGTCGACGCGGCTTCCTCGACGACGATGTTCACACGCTGTCGAACGCCACGCTCATCTGATCCAGTTGTACCTGATGTTGGATCTGGGGTACGAGCTACCGGATCTCGATTCGTTGTTGCTGTGGTCGTCACGAGATCCAAATCCACACCGTCCGAGGTTACGTGAACAGGTGGAGTCAGGCGAGTTCTGGTAA
- a CDS encoding DUF4157 domain-containing protein, with protein sequence MSLRRTLEQVVNTEGRETVEQWADEGMPVEIMGDSEKMAAFRTRQAQSPEAVPTDIERQNELSKHRNRYTHLDDDQSGETAVPDPVRRVLSTPGQSLDTAVQSDLAERLGDRFDDVTIHTGPEAARACESVDARAFTVGSHVVFNHGEFDPDSATGKYLLAHELVHTRQQTDGRVTRLPADNQLEVRDSSSAYEREADEFASEALRSDAGVGSLTPSQAALSVQRMHKHELLEVLDDELEEDLPEEFEDGLPEEVLEKLPEALREGYENGHPAFTRAYERTFDNATFPELTREAVRNNERYGGEGSAHWTWEEIQNSLLFNDREGIENLSEREQRTLALFMNESDEIAAQFGEAIERHWQGLSGGEYLAASMENATAGAIVDISTGQPFVSTAAGVFSGPIRAQVEYQVDKRLPKDYDEYNKIELINDTFRSITEDGVSYTRGKEEEHGLEANETSFDDSEFGEEMQAEHIDRLNNEASLLNREQIEENLEELSMITSEGWVEMRQDQREEYLKTLQQTGLMSRVLVGTMASVDPDTIDDISVTDYAKTGASSAGVTGTTSTGSKASADAIESNSIDLSASVTTGLTKGGLKGVATVLTKLGLEESGTRGQLTAVGDALEDRLAKRVKGIRRERASELDSSQEYDELVHALLHVLDEEGLLEEHYHG encoded by the coding sequence GTGTCTCTCAGGCGAACGCTCGAGCAGGTAGTAAACACCGAAGGTCGTGAGACAGTCGAACAGTGGGCCGACGAAGGGATGCCAGTCGAGATAATGGGTGATTCTGAGAAGATGGCTGCGTTCCGAACGCGGCAAGCGCAGTCTCCTGAAGCAGTCCCAACTGATATCGAACGGCAGAACGAGCTGTCAAAACACCGAAACAGATACACTCACCTGGATGATGACCAGTCTGGAGAGACAGCCGTTCCCGACCCTGTTCGCCGAGTTCTCTCCACACCTGGCCAGTCGCTGGATACGGCGGTCCAGTCGGACTTGGCCGAGCGTCTGGGTGACCGTTTCGACGACGTCACGATTCATACCGGCCCGGAAGCGGCGAGAGCCTGCGAGTCGGTCGACGCTCGAGCGTTCACCGTGGGCTCGCACGTCGTGTTCAATCACGGCGAGTTCGATCCGGACAGCGCCACAGGCAAGTACCTGCTTGCCCACGAACTGGTGCATACTCGCCAGCAGACAGACGGGCGCGTCACTCGGTTGCCAGCCGACAACCAACTCGAGGTGCGAGATTCCTCGAGTGCGTACGAGCGTGAGGCGGACGAGTTTGCCAGTGAGGCGCTCCGATCGGATGCTGGCGTGGGGTCGCTCACGCCGAGCCAAGCAGCCCTGTCCGTCCAGCGGATGCACAAACACGAACTCCTCGAGGTCCTCGACGACGAACTCGAGGAGGACCTGCCCGAGGAGTTCGAGGACGGCCTGCCGGAGGAGGTCCTCGAAAAGCTGCCGGAGGCGCTGCGTGAGGGGTATGAAAACGGCCATCCAGCGTTTACGCGGGCCTACGAGCGAACGTTCGACAACGCGACGTTTCCTGAGCTGACGAGGGAAGCGGTCCGGAACAACGAACGATACGGCGGTGAAGGGTCGGCCCACTGGACCTGGGAAGAGATCCAGAACTCACTCCTGTTCAATGACCGCGAGGGAATCGAGAACCTCAGCGAGCGCGAGCAGCGAACACTGGCGCTGTTCATGAACGAGTCCGATGAGATTGCCGCCCAGTTCGGTGAAGCGATCGAGCGTCACTGGCAGGGCCTCTCCGGTGGTGAGTACCTGGCCGCCTCGATGGAGAACGCGACTGCCGGGGCGATAGTAGACATTTCGACGGGCCAACCATTCGTTTCGACGGCAGCCGGTGTGTTCTCCGGACCGATCCGAGCGCAAGTGGAGTACCAGGTGGACAAGCGCCTGCCGAAGGACTACGATGAGTATAACAAGATTGAACTTATCAATGACACGTTCAGATCGATCACAGAAGATGGTGTGAGTTATACTCGAGGCAAGGAAGAAGAACACGGACTAGAAGCCAACGAAACATCGTTTGACGATTCCGAGTTCGGAGAGGAAATGCAGGCAGAACACATCGATAGGTTGAACAACGAGGCGTCTCTGCTGAATCGCGAACAGATCGAAGAAAATCTCGAAGAACTCAGTATGATAACTAGTGAGGGATGGGTTGAGATGAGGCAGGATCAAAGAGAAGAGTACCTCAAAACGTTACAACAGACGGGCCTTATGTCACGTGTATTAGTGGGCACGATGGCGTCAGTCGATCCAGACACAATTGACGACATCAGTGTGACAGACTACGCCAAAACGGGTGCGTCCAGTGCCGGCGTGACGGGAACGACATCAACTGGAAGCAAAGCCAGTGCAGACGCGATTGAATCGAATTCCATCGATCTGTCCGCAAGTGTAACCACTGGCCTGACTAAAGGGGGATTGAAAGGTGTTGCTACGGTTTTGACAAAGCTCGGTCTGGAAGAGTCTGGGACGAGAGGGCAACTCACAGCAGTTGGTGACGCCCTCGAAGACCGCCTCGCCAAACGCGTCAAAGGAATACGTAGGGAGCGAGCGAGCGAGCTTGATTCCTCGCAAGAGTATGACGAACTGGTCCATGCGCTCTTACACGTATTAGATGAGGAGGGCCTATTGGAGGAACATTATCATGGGTAA
- a CDS encoding amphi-Trp domain-containing protein produces the protein MNDSDAESHERTTITTGRNFEQEFRLDASDAGSFLIELGEQLRDGDELTIETDEWELPFAFGDPVELEIEFEGVGEPTLEIELELPGRTDETAPEVR, from the coding sequence ATGAACGACTCGGATGCAGAATCACACGAACGGACGACGATCACCACCGGCCGCAACTTCGAACAGGAGTTCCGCCTCGACGCGAGCGACGCCGGCTCGTTCCTGATCGAACTCGGCGAACAGCTCCGTGACGGCGACGAACTGACGATCGAAACCGACGAGTGGGAACTCCCCTTCGCCTTCGGCGATCCCGTCGAACTCGAGATCGAGTTCGAGGGCGTCGGCGAACCGACCCTCGAGATCGAACTCGAACTTCCGGGACGGACCGACGAGACCGCACCCGAGGTTCGCTAG
- a CDS encoding ubiquitin-like small modifier protein 1 — translation MEVTVYGPLRSATGDKQVRVAFEGRTVHEALEALVEAYPRAEQYLYRHDGTLASSVRISIAGERVDLDDPCPADAEVTVHPAVQGG, via the coding sequence ATGGAAGTAACCGTCTACGGCCCGCTGCGCAGCGCCACCGGCGACAAACAGGTTCGGGTCGCGTTCGAGGGCAGGACGGTCCACGAGGCACTCGAGGCGCTCGTCGAGGCCTACCCGCGTGCCGAACAGTATCTGTACCGGCACGACGGCACGCTCGCCTCGAGCGTTCGAATCTCGATAGCTGGAGAGCGCGTCGACCTCGACGACCCGTGTCCGGCCGACGCCGAGGTCACCGTCCATCCGGCGGTTCAGGGCGGGTAG
- a CDS encoding acetamidase/formamidase family protein produces the protein MSQQIETELEVAAYTLGLVGPDQEWAGTVADGGTVRTHTPPACWGPMITPSFRGGHEVTKPIAVEGAEVGDAIAIRITDIEVTSVATATGSMEEREGAFGDDPFVDHRCPGCGTEWPETVVEGTGEKAIRCVECGENASSFGFEYGITTAFDDDYEVGITLEEDAAADLAERADEAMALPENSRQHPILLYAPSEMPGTLGHLRPFVGNIGTTPPVELPDSHNAGDFGQFLVGADHDWGLEDESELEARTDGHMDINAVREGAILVCPVKVDGGGIYVGDLHANQGDGELALHTTDVSGITEFDVEVIEGLELDGPLLLPNEEDLPHIAEPYSEDDRERGQALGEEYGVDVETDMGPIQVIGSGATVNDATQNAFDRAGDLLEMSEGEVRTRCTFTGGVEIGRLPGVVQLTMLAPMDRLEECGIDHLVREQYEL, from the coding sequence ATGTCTCAACAGATCGAAACCGAACTCGAGGTCGCTGCGTACACGCTCGGACTGGTCGGACCGGACCAGGAGTGGGCGGGAACGGTCGCAGACGGCGGGACCGTCCGGACGCATACGCCGCCTGCGTGCTGGGGGCCGATGATCACGCCGTCGTTTCGCGGTGGCCACGAGGTAACGAAGCCGATCGCCGTCGAAGGTGCCGAAGTCGGTGACGCGATCGCTATCAGGATCACGGACATCGAGGTAACGAGCGTCGCGACGGCCACGGGGTCGATGGAAGAACGCGAGGGGGCCTTCGGCGACGATCCGTTCGTCGACCATCGCTGTCCGGGCTGTGGGACCGAGTGGCCCGAGACGGTCGTCGAGGGGACTGGCGAGAAGGCGATCCGCTGTGTCGAGTGCGGCGAAAACGCGTCGTCGTTCGGCTTCGAGTACGGGATTACCACCGCGTTCGACGACGACTACGAGGTCGGGATCACGCTCGAGGAGGACGCCGCCGCGGACCTCGCCGAACGGGCAGACGAGGCGATGGCTCTCCCGGAGAACTCCCGACAGCACCCGATCCTCCTCTATGCTCCATCGGAGATGCCGGGAACGCTCGGGCACCTCCGGCCGTTCGTCGGCAACATCGGAACCACGCCGCCGGTCGAACTCCCCGACTCGCACAACGCCGGCGACTTCGGCCAGTTCCTCGTCGGTGCCGACCACGACTGGGGACTCGAGGACGAGTCCGAACTCGAGGCCCGGACCGACGGCCACATGGACATCAACGCCGTCCGCGAGGGAGCCATCCTCGTCTGTCCCGTGAAAGTCGACGGCGGCGGGATCTACGTCGGTGACCTGCACGCGAACCAGGGCGACGGCGAACTCGCATTGCATACGACCGACGTCAGCGGGATCACCGAATTCGACGTCGAGGTGATCGAGGGCCTCGAACTCGACGGACCGCTCCTCTTGCCGAACGAAGAAGACCTCCCACACATCGCCGAACCCTACAGCGAGGACGACCGCGAGCGCGGGCAGGCCCTCGGCGAGGAGTACGGCGTCGACGTCGAGACCGATATGGGGCCGATCCAGGTGATCGGCTCGGGTGCGACGGTCAACGACGCCACTCAGAACGCGTTCGACCGGGCCGGCGACCTGCTCGAGATGAGCGAAGGGGAGGTCCGCACCCGCTGTACGTTCACCGGCGGCGTCGAAATCGGTCGCCTCCCGGGTGTCGTCCAGCTTACGATGCTCGCCCCGATGGACCGACTCGAGGAGTGTGGAATCGACCATCTGGTTCGCGAGCAGTACGAACTCTGA
- a CDS encoding carbon starvation CstA family protein yields MTGVIWIVATVLVLFSVGYVAYGRYLSRFVELDDSRETPAHKYQDGQEYVPAKKPVLLGHHFSSIAGGAPIAGPITAALIWGWLPAVLWVAIGNPLMGAVHDFMSLSSSVRHEGKSIGYIIGEYIGERGKNMFLWFAFLVIILVVAVFSLLVAIILDAYPQAATASIIYIALAFVFGVWLYQLNLPFIAGTGVFVAGVFASVWVGLQFPIALFEPSGFADEAIILLGGDGAWVPGSGLFGANTAMWIIVALVYAFLAAILPVWVLLQPRDYLSSFLLYTGVGGTLLAVIVGTFLGTAQAPDGTTGAEALTIQLPAYTGFFGGDLVDVAMPLFPLLFITIACGTISGFHSLVSSGTTAKQLNRESDARMIGYGGMLGEGLLAATALAAVSVIAVTDAGVGGIGAALPNFAEGGGLILTSFGIPMLTGEVFMALVFVSFLLTSLDTGLRLGRYMMEELVGTPETDVENVAANKYVNTGVATVAAFLLVSSGQWEELWPLFGGANQLLAALALLTATVWLANWKDTKQLLTTGVPVVIMAVITVCGLLWLAFVENLQRQLLDPAWRAEFGAIGVISSGLRMLLAFVLIFLALSIIKMAYDNLSEARESLISPEEPAVGSDDD; encoded by the coding sequence ATGACAGGGGTAATCTGGATCGTTGCGACGGTGCTGGTGCTGTTCAGCGTCGGCTACGTCGCGTACGGGCGGTACCTCTCACGGTTCGTCGAACTCGACGACTCGCGAGAGACACCGGCTCACAAGTATCAGGACGGTCAAGAATACGTACCGGCAAAGAAACCGGTGTTGCTCGGGCACCACTTCTCGAGCATCGCAGGCGGTGCGCCGATTGCCGGCCCGATCACGGCGGCGCTCATCTGGGGATGGCTCCCGGCTGTGCTGTGGGTCGCCATCGGCAACCCGCTGATGGGTGCCGTTCACGACTTCATGTCGCTGTCCTCGAGCGTGCGTCACGAGGGCAAGTCGATCGGGTACATCATCGGCGAGTACATCGGCGAGCGGGGGAAGAACATGTTCCTCTGGTTCGCGTTCCTCGTCATCATCCTCGTGGTGGCGGTGTTCTCGCTGCTGGTCGCCATTATCCTCGACGCCTATCCACAGGCGGCGACCGCGAGCATCATCTACATCGCGCTCGCGTTCGTCTTCGGCGTCTGGCTGTACCAGCTGAACCTGCCGTTTATCGCCGGAACGGGGGTCTTCGTCGCTGGTGTCTTCGCCAGCGTCTGGGTCGGTCTTCAGTTCCCGATCGCACTGTTCGAACCGAGTGGCTTCGCCGACGAAGCGATTATCTTGCTCGGCGGCGACGGTGCGTGGGTGCCTGGTTCCGGGCTGTTCGGGGCGAACACCGCGATGTGGATCATCGTCGCGCTAGTGTACGCGTTCCTGGCCGCAATCTTGCCGGTCTGGGTGTTGCTCCAGCCGCGTGACTACCTCTCGTCGTTCCTCCTCTACACGGGGGTCGGCGGGACGCTGCTCGCGGTCATCGTCGGAACGTTCCTCGGGACGGCCCAGGCCCCCGACGGGACGACCGGTGCCGAGGCGCTGACGATTCAATTGCCCGCCTACACCGGGTTCTTCGGCGGCGACCTCGTGGACGTCGCGATGCCGCTGTTCCCGCTGCTTTTCATCACCATCGCCTGCGGGACGATCAGTGGCTTCCACTCGCTGGTCTCCTCGGGGACGACGGCGAAACAGCTGAACCGCGAAAGCGACGCCCGCATGATCGGCTACGGTGGGATGCTCGGTGAGGGACTGCTCGCCGCAACCGCACTCGCCGCTGTCTCCGTCATCGCCGTCACTGACGCCGGCGTCGGCGGCATCGGCGCTGCCCTTCCGAACTTCGCCGAGGGTGGCGGACTCATCCTCACGAGCTTCGGGATCCCGATGCTCACCGGTGAAGTGTTCATGGCGCTCGTGTTCGTCAGCTTCCTGCTGACGAGCCTCGACACCGGCCTCCGACTCGGCCGGTACATGATGGAAGAACTCGTCGGCACCCCGGAGACCGACGTCGAAAACGTCGCCGCGAACAAGTACGTCAACACCGGCGTCGCGACCGTCGCCGCCTTCCTGCTCGTCTCGAGCGGACAGTGGGAAGAGCTCTGGCCGCTGTTCGGCGGTGCCAACCAGTTGCTCGCCGCGCTCGCCCTGCTGACGGCGACCGTCTGGCTCGCCAACTGGAAAGACACCAAGCAGCTCCTGACAACTGGTGTGCCGGTCGTCATTATGGCCGTCATCACCGTCTGTGGGCTGCTCTGGCTGGCTTTCGTCGAGAACCTGCAGCGGCAGTTGCTCGACCCCGCCTGGCGGGCTGAATTCGGAGCGATAGGGGTCATCTCGAGCGGACTCCGGATGCTGCTGGCGTTCGTGCTGATCTTCCTCGCACTGTCGATCATCAAGATGGCCTACGACAACCTCTCGGAGGCTCGCGAGAGCCTCATCTCGCCCGAGGAACCGGCGGTAGGCTCCGACGACGACTGA
- a CDS encoding ArsA family ATPase, whose product MDSDRFVFFGGKGGVGKTTVSSAYAYRCADAGLETLLVSTDPAHSVGDLFDQSFGDDPRPVDAVETLSAMEIDPDEEVTRHLQDVKRKLSDQVSAAMVNAVDRQIEMAHGTPGAYEAALFDRFVDVMRSSEGYDRVVFDTSPTGGTLRLLSLPEFLEGWIDRLMMKRRKSIDLYEKAAIGGREPRRVLEGDPVIAHLQERKEFFEDAGRRLRDEAAFYLVFNPDSLSIRETGRAIDRLEEQGLGVRGLVANRLTPEPDSDDAGRGGEYLRSRVETEQERLETARTELAPPVVATIETQVEEIRTDRLASVAGQLEIEPYSST is encoded by the coding sequence ATGGATAGCGATCGATTCGTCTTCTTCGGCGGCAAAGGCGGAGTCGGCAAGACGACGGTCTCCTCGGCGTACGCCTATCGCTGTGCCGATGCGGGACTCGAGACGCTGCTCGTCTCGACGGATCCGGCGCACTCGGTCGGCGACCTCTTCGATCAGTCGTTCGGGGACGACCCGCGACCGGTCGACGCCGTCGAGACCCTCTCGGCGATGGAGATCGATCCCGACGAGGAGGTCACTCGACACCTCCAGGACGTAAAGCGCAAGCTCTCCGACCAGGTTTCAGCGGCGATGGTCAACGCGGTCGACCGCCAGATCGAGATGGCCCACGGGACTCCCGGTGCTTACGAGGCCGCGCTCTTCGACCGGTTCGTCGACGTCATGCGCTCGAGTGAGGGGTACGATCGCGTCGTCTTCGACACCTCGCCGACGGGTGGGACACTCAGGCTCCTCTCGTTGCCCGAGTTCCTCGAGGGGTGGATCGACCGGCTCATGATGAAACGCCGCAAGAGCATCGACCTCTACGAAAAAGCCGCGATCGGCGGACGAGAACCGCGGCGCGTGCTCGAAGGCGACCCCGTGATCGCGCACCTGCAAGAACGCAAGGAGTTCTTCGAAGACGCGGGTCGCCGGCTCCGGGATGAGGCGGCGTTTTACCTCGTGTTCAACCCCGACTCGCTGTCGATTCGTGAGACCGGGCGCGCGATCGACCGTCTCGAAGAACAGGGCCTCGGTGTCCGAGGGCTGGTCGCAAACCGGCTCACGCCCGAACCAGATTCCGACGACGCAGGCCGGGGTGGCGAGTACCTTCGGTCACGCGTGGAAACCGAGCAGGAGCGGCTCGAGACCGCGAGAACGGAACTCGCGCCGCCAGTCGTCGCGACGATCGAAACGCAGGTCGAAGAGATTCGGACGGATCGACTGGCATCGGTAGCAGGCCAGCTCGAAATCGAGCCGTACTCATCGACATAA